Below is a genomic region from Actinomycetota bacterium.
ACGCTCATGATAGGAATACTGTGTGACCTGATCGGAATGTTCCTGCTCAAGCGCCCTCTCATCATGATTCTCGCCGAGAATGTGATGGCAAAAGCGCCACGCTGGTTCGCCTTACCGAAGGGAAGCACCAATGCCTAAGATCAACTTTTTGGGCAACATGAAGATATACGCGATTATCTCGGCATTGCTTCTGTCTGTCTCGATCGGTGCGCTTGCGATAAGCGGCCTTACCTTTGGCGTAGAGTTCCGGGGCGGTACCGTAGTCAACATTGCTACAGACAAGGTTCTTCAGGCCGATCAGGTCAGGTCAGCTTTTGCCGATGCCGGGCTCGAAGACACCACGGTGCAACCCGTGGTCGATGGTGGGTTCATTGTTCGTTCCGGCGAGCGGGATCCAGATCAGGCAAACCGCGCTTTTGCCGAGGCGGCTGCTGTTCTCGGGCTCGATCGGGGAGAGGGTATGATCACCACGATAGGCCCGGGGTGGGGTGCGAGCGTGACAAACGCGGCGCTGCTGGCGCTTGTATTGTCCATCGCGGCCATACTTCTTTATGTCTCACTTCGCTTTGAGTACAAGATGTCGGTTACCGCGGTAATCGCCCTCTTTCACGACATCATTATCGTTCTTGGGATATATTCGCTCGCCGGCAGGGAGGTCACGCCGAATACCATCGCCGCGCTGCTCACCATCATGGGTTACTCACTCTACGACACGGTCGTTGTCTTCCATCGAATGAAGGAAAACACCACCGCCTTGGTGGGTACCACT
It encodes:
- the secF gene encoding protein translocase subunit SecF encodes the protein MPKINFLGNMKIYAIISALLLSVSIGALAISGLTFGVEFRGGTVVNIATDKVLQADQVRSAFADAGLEDTTVQPVVDGGFIVRSGERDPDQANRAFAEAAAVLGLDRGEGMITTIGPGWGASVTNAALLALVLSIAAILLYVSLRFEYKMSVTAVIALFHDIIIVLGIYSLAGREVTPNTIAALLTIMGYSLYDTVVVFHRMKENTTALVGTTFTRMANTSINQVLVRTINTSVTSVIPVLALLLFGGETLMDFAFALTVGLLIGTYSSIGVASPIYVLWKEREPKFRALAKRYVQAS